The Rhizobiaceae bacterium genome contains the following window.
GCATAGACTATCTCGACGTCGACCCGGTCCCCGGAGCGGTGATCCTCAAGAAGGATTTTCTGGACGACGACGCGCCCGCGCTTCTGGAGCAGACGCTTGGCGGTCCGCCCGACCTCGTATTGTCCGACATGGCCGCGCCAACCACCGGCCATCGTCGCACCGATCATTTGCGCACCATGCATCTGGTCGAGGTCGCCGCAGATTTTGCGCTGTCGGTTCTCAAGCCAGGCGGGCATTTTCTCGCCAAGACTTTTCAGGGCGGCACCGAAACAGAGCTGCTCGACCGGCTGAAGCGCAGCTTTGCCAGTGTGCATCACGTCAAACCGCCGGCTTCGCGTGACGAATCCGTCGAGCTCTATCTTCTTGCAAAAGGCTTCAAGGGACGCGCTTAAACTTCCGCGGTTTCTACCTTTTCCTGCGCGACGGGCTTGATGAGCCTGTGGCCCGACACGGCGCTTCCGGCGTCGGCGGGCAGGCGGATGAAGGCAATGCTGGCGAGGGCGGATACCGCCGCCACGACGAAGAAGGCGACATGGAAATCGGCCAGGTCGAGGGGCCGGTCATGCAGCACCGTCTGTAGTTCGAGAATGCCGCCCGCCAATGCCACGCCGAGCGCGACGGACAATTGCTGCGCCACCGCCACGATGGGCGTCGCCTTGCTGGTGTCATCTGCGGAAATCTCGGCATAGGAGAACGCGTTCACCCCGGTGAAGAACATGGAGCGCACGAGTCCGCCCGCAAAGATCAATGCCATCATCAGCAGGATTGATGTTTGCGGAGTGAAGAAGCCGTAGACCGCGATCGTTCCGGCAGCCACGATCGAACCGAAGATCAGCACCGGCCGGAAGCCGAATGTGCGGAAAATCCACGCGGTCGCGAACTTCATGCCCATCGCGCCGAGCGCCGTCACGAAGGTTATCATTCCGGACTGGAACGGGTTCAGGCCGAAGGCGATTTGCAGCATCAGCGGCAACAGGAAAGGCACTGCTCCGATGCCGATCCGGAATATGCTGCCGCCAAGCACCGCGGCCCGGAACACCTGATTGCCGAAAAGGCTCAGGTTGAGCAGAGGGTTTTGCACATGCCGGGCGTGCCAGAGATAGAGCGAGGCGCAAGCCACGCCGACGATCACCGTCATTAGGCCGATGACCGGGGGAAGTGCGGGCAGGCTCATCACGGATATGCCGAACACGATCCCCGCTGCGCCAAGGCCGCTCAGCAGCAAGCCGAGAAAATCGAGCCGGGGCGTTTGTACCGGCGGGCTTTCCGGCAGGAAACGGGTTGCCAGTCCTATGCCGAGCAGGCCGATGGGCACATTGATGATGAATATCCAGTGCCACGAAAAATAGGTCGTGATGAAGCCTCCGACGGGGGGGCCGACCAGCGGGCCAACCAGCGCCGGCACCGTGAGCCACGACATTGCCGCCACCAGATCGCTTTTCGCGGTCGAGCGCACCAGCAACAGGCGACCCACCGGCGTCATCATCGCCCCGCCCATGCCCTGCAGGAAGCGCGCGACGACGAAGGCTGCCAGCGAGCCGGAGGTCGCACAGGCAACAGAGCCGACGATGAACACGGCGATGGCCGCGCGAAAAATGTTCTTTGCCCCGAAGCGGTCGGCCATCCATCCGCTGACGGGAATGAAGATGGCGAGCGATACGAGATAGGAGGTGAGCGCGAGCTTGAGCGCGATGGGACTGGTCCCGATGTCCACCGCGATTGCCGGCAGCGATGTCGCAATCACGGTGGAGTCCATGTTCTCCATGAACAATGCAACTGCAAGTATGAGTGGAACGGTGCGCGACACGACGAATGCGGGAATCCGGTTGGAAAGGGCGCCATAAACCCTTCAGACTTGAAGACAATATGCCTGCCGTCAAATTATGGTGATGCGAAGTCCTCTACAACACTTGCTTGGCGCTTTTCAACTCGCGCCGGACATGGTACCAGCCAGCGCCAATCCTGAAAGGGACCTCACGAGTCGGCGCTGCCCAACCGGGTTTGCGCCCTTTATCTAT
Protein-coding sequences here:
- a CDS encoding RlmE family RNA methyltransferase codes for the protein MTKKPGTTAGPRVLRTRVKKKSGLKESSRRWLERHLNDPYVQRSKAEGYRSRAAYKLIEIDDRYKLIKPGMKIIDLGAAPGGWCQVAAHRAKSDADHPGVVGIDYLDVDPVPGAVILKKDFLDDDAPALLEQTLGGPPDLVLSDMAAPTTGHRRTDHLRTMHLVEVAADFALSVLKPGGHFLAKTFQGGTETELLDRLKRSFASVHHVKPPASRDESVELYLLAKGFKGRA
- a CDS encoding MFS transporter, giving the protein MSRTVPLILAVALFMENMDSTVIATSLPAIAVDIGTSPIALKLALTSYLVSLAIFIPVSGWMADRFGAKNIFRAAIAVFIVGSVACATSGSLAAFVVARFLQGMGGAMMTPVGRLLLVRSTAKSDLVAAMSWLTVPALVGPLVGPPVGGFITTYFSWHWIFIINVPIGLLGIGLATRFLPESPPVQTPRLDFLGLLLSGLGAAGIVFGISVMSLPALPPVIGLMTVIVGVACASLYLWHARHVQNPLLNLSLFGNQVFRAAVLGGSIFRIGIGAVPFLLPLMLQIAFGLNPFQSGMITFVTALGAMGMKFATAWIFRTFGFRPVLIFGSIVAAGTIAVYGFFTPQTSILLMMALIFAGGLVRSMFFTGVNAFSYAEISADDTSKATPIVAVAQQLSVALGVALAGGILELQTVLHDRPLDLADFHVAFFVVAAVSALASIAFIRLPADAGSAVSGHRLIKPVAQEKVETAEV